taataataatttaaagttttgagtGATAATAATACTACTTATGTTGTTATTAgtagtaatattaattttataactattattattattgttattataaatccAACTTGTTGTATTAGGTATCACGTACATCAATGACAGCCAATATCACATCGCGTACCCATCAGCTATTTTACCAACGATAACTGGTAGTgatgaaaattatgattatgatgatATAGTATAGCCTCTCTTGTCTCTCGATGTACACGCTCTTCTCAACTCAATCGGTAGTGTAGtcgttgaatttatttaatcgtaTTATATATTcgtatagatatatatatatatatataacactTATGACGATATTTTAATATCGCGTCAACGCATTCTTCACTCCTAAACACACACAActgcaattttatttaatatcaatcactaatttaaaacacaaaataataaaataaaaaataaaatgactttttttgcGGTTATGGCTTCGTATTTCCGTAGTCAGTACTGTTGTACCTGCCGGCTATTATTGATAATCTAGTCCCACAGGGTTGGTGAGGGGAAAAATACAATCCGCTTGTTTCTTCTCGTCGCTACGAATTATACACAAAAATATTATCGAACCTTATGTTCTCACTGACCTAAAACGAGtcttaatatattaaatatgatAATTGTTGGTTgtcgttattttttaaaatcatcagCACTTGACAACGATGAGCAGAAGAAACCGCGGCACCGCGCACTTGCTAATAATCAAGAaactacacacacacacacatagacATAGACATAGACATAGACAGCCAACGGACAAGAGCAAGAGGGTACTGCGGTGAATACGAGAAAGAAGAGCACCAGTACTATGTATCAACGTTTTTAGAATGGTTAGTAGTAACGCGCCGCGCACGGGCAACCTACTATACAATGATAACGACGACAATTATATAGCTACACACACTCAATGAAGATCGCCTTTTGcttctctctttttttttctatttctctatcttttatttttattttttttctacttggAAAATTTCTTTGGAACACTAGGATTCTAGAGCACTGAATACACTTAACCGTGACTATGATCGTGCGTAAATTCAACTATCGTTTCTAATAGACtatattaaagaaattatacAGACGTACTCAATTCTGATCGCCCACGTCGCACCTTTTCCCTACTTCTTTCTCTCAAAGTCTCGCAACACAACGCTTTTcgagtaaactttttttttcaaatttttactcaACATATAAGTAATATATACTACGACGCAACTAAATCATTAACATGATAATCCGTCTTATAATATTTTGACCTAGAGAGTATCCCACTATTTAGAATTAACCACATTCAATTCTTTCACAACAAACTCCTTCAGTCAATCGTTGCTTTTACCTGaaacaaaaacaatttattttaaatatttattcgcatacttaatatttaacttttatttccaTTCGTATAAAATACCTGTCTATCGCTAGCTCACGCACGATCAGAGGTTTATTCTCCTACCTCAACACCGCTCGCACTCTCTTCTTCCGCTAGTCTTTAACGTCACGTTAAATCTTATGTTATAAATGTCAAACAGTATTCATTGATACAAAAATAACcgatttatcattttgatttctacaagtaataaaaatttatcttaatgatagaaataataataatattattgatagtactaagtatttataataaaaaataataactaattaaatcgTAATAATTTATCGTCGTGCACACCATTTTCCCGTGGGGACGACGACGAAAGCAAAGCTCCGCGTTAActacgacgacgacgacgacgacgtgTGGGCGGCGTCACGACCGTTTTTGTCATTCACACTGTCAGTTTTTTAtagtatatatacatatatatatatattttaattattatcagtaCCAATcaaatgtatatgtatataagtaTACAGAGTACGTAAtagatttataatataatttatgtacacatatatgtaatatgttATTACACAATAAATGAACGTTATCCGCGTTTTTCAAACGCAATATTAAAACTCGTCGTTGTTATTTATGTGTCGTTATTCTAGTCCTAGTATCCGTAGAAACATCACACCAGTCACAGATTTTTCGAAGCCTTCTCAGACATTGACCCGTTCGGGCGAGATCGGACCACTCGAAGTTTTACGAAAGCGCACGACTGTGACGTCAACGATTACTTTAAGTCCCTTACTCCCATCCCGGTCACGTCATATCACCCCTTTTATTTGCCCAATAGCGACAATTACATTACGcggtaaatttaaatatttgatgaaTCCATTTTGATTCTTGAGATAAGTTGCCGACACAAGTGTCGATATTTCAGATGACTGAATTggcgatagaaaataaaaaaagtgatcGAAATAATGATTGATAATGAGTGACATCTGGAAGACGAGAAGGAATGTctgttggaattttttttttctcatgacCGCGGGGCTAGTCGTTTTGAAACGCGGGATGTTGTTCAAGTTGGAGCTTGGAAGCCGCGCGTTGCACATATATCCTAAGGAGCGAAGCTTCCTTTTTACGCGgccaacatttttttattatcttattatttattaaattattattatttaaattcgcGTTCTGTAATTGTTATTGTGTTAATAACTAGTTTTgctaaataacaataataataattattattattaatactcttattttatttttgtgtttAAATGATAAGTGCCAAAGTGTTTGAGTGAATCTTTGATTGTTGTTCTTAtttacatcttaaaaaatattatacgtAAGTATTTCTTATTTAAGCTAAGAAAGATTATCTACCtgttccttttttttatttttagttaagaaattatactttaaaagATAAGGAAAAATTAAGTAACTTATTGTAGGGAAAAGTGAAagtttgaaacaaaaaaaataaattttgcaaagTCAAAGCCAaacataacaaaaaaatatatttagtgCGCTTAAAATATTCGAGATTTATGAATGCTAAAAAAACGATAGAAGGACGCGCGAGGGACTGTAAGAAATACCGCAGGTACAAAACTACCTGAATGATTTTGGATGTTGGTCTTGGGCAGAAGACCGGTAGGCAGTTATTCATATTCGTTAAAATACAGACTAAAAGACGTTGCGTACAgactatatacttatatactcttcttttttaaaatctccTAACACATTTATACTTTACAGGCTTGTACCCTACACCGTTGTCACTACTACAGCTACAAAGACCACTACTACACTACTTGAAACGACTCCATCCAACGACAAGGACCAatgtaagaaaatttacaccaTCATACTCATCTTGTACCTGACGTTTTTGCAcctgcatttttttaaaattatcccAAAATGTCACAATCTGTCACGTTAAAGGtaaacctttaaaaaaaaaagtataccgCTGTGTAAATCCATTAAGTGCTAAGACTTTCAAATAATACATGAAGCAGGTACACCCGCGTCCTTtactttcattattattactcctcctgttgttgttattattattcttttgtaTATGATAATGGTGAATGTGTCATTACAGCTTAATCCTTTGATTAATTGTCCTCAAAAAGTTAATGCTCATTCAATTGAGTAATAAACATGAGTATTAAGCATGTGTAGAAtcagaattaaatttactcaagTATGTACTCCAGTACTGGTACACAATCTCATCCTGGTCTGGTTACTGGTTACTGGCGCTTGCCTCGAATCTCTTCTATATAAGGGTGAACATATATTGTATGTAGTACCTACATGCTCATTTCGACATAACAGCTGTGTTGAAACAACAATGGTTTTTGTCAAGCACCCCGTTGAGTTGATCGAATGAGCCCACTGAGTGACCCTATGCTTCTGAATCTTAGCTCCTCCTCGATATACACATCAGTAATACTATACTCTGtacttaatatatttatatatataatgtatatattttttcctcTTTACAAATTCATGTAACATTGCCGTCATCTCGTGCAATGCCTTCTTTTCTCTAACAAtggttgtaaaaaaaaaaaaaaaaaaaaaaaaaaaaagaacaataaAAGGCACGTAATCTCTGccgttaattatttattacgcagatgatgatggtgatgatgCAGTGATCATTGAAATCACTATTCTAATGTAATGGGAGTTAAGCGGGCacgagttaaaaataaaaaggggACAATTGTATGAGCGGCTTTTCATTCAAATTAAAGACATGGATCAGAGACGGAGTGAGTGACATCGTGAGAATACAGTGACATTTTTATGTCTGTATATGTAGGATACATTAACGGTGTTAGGGGATGACGATGATTCttctcgcttcgctcgtgcggGCCAACTGAATCTCACTTATTCACTTTCTGAGTGAGcacatgaaaattatttttgatccaATGCACATTTCAGTTATACGGTTAATGCGGGATGACGAATCGACAGCCCAGATACCAAGAGGGTAAATGTTCAGGGGCTGTGTTACTCACTCTATTTAAtcacacaaaaaaatattggtattataaataaatatataaatagaaatataatatataatgtcGAGATGGGATTAGTACCGcacacatttaaaaaaaaaacagatgtATGTATAAATGTACATATACGTGCGCATTACAACCACATAAATGCGCAGACGGTACTTTctgtattaattattcatagaCATTGATTCAGTGCATATTAAACTTTGCTCGAAATATCCAAGTCTTTTGTAGTTGTAGAGACACATCCTCAAGCTTTCCAGTTTGTGGGTAATCTTTCAAAGCTCACCACCTTTAGgactacttttttttctatctagCGCCATCAACGACGACTCAATTACCGTCTTTGTGTCTAccctttatttattatttttgccttttttttttaactgtaattttttttctgtatctTTCTCTTGAATAGATACTCGTTTATGCTAGAAAAAAGagtttaaaaacaattatataatatattaatgttatttttattatttttgttacagacaataaagaagataaaaatgaaGCAACTGAcgaaattgatatttatgatTCTTGTTTGTGGCGGTTACTCTATGCCTTCTAGTCACTCATCAGTGCAAACAATAAGCACCAGTGATTCAgagacaattaaaaatttaaataatattaataaaggaGAAAAAGCtgcccaaataaatatttgtaatctTGAACAGAGACAGGTACCTATTTTTTGTACTTGTGACGCTGACAAAATCGGTAATGCCACAGAAGCTAACTGTGTTATACTGGACGTCTTGAAACCTGATGACATAATATGGAATTATTTTATGTCACAACCattacttgaaaaactgtCATTTAAAGTCAGAATTGGTGGTATCATGTCGCATGTCCCAACCAAAGCCATTAGATCGCTGACTCAGTTAAAGCAGATTAATTTCAGACATGCTAACTTTGAAGAAATAACCGAGGGTGCATTTGCTAATGAGCCTAGTGTTATTGTTGTTGATATTGCTGAGTGTGGTATCAAGCAATTGAAATCACACGCATTTGTAAACATGACTAATATCGATTTTATCAACCTCGATGACAATCAAATTGTCGAGATCAAtaggtaagaaaatttttttctttattcaccTACACTTGTTATACTTTTTactatctataaaaaaaaaaaatgttcatacACTTGAAtaaacactgaaaaaaaaaaaaaaataataactaaaggATAGAGATTGATggttgaataaatttgttttttaggGAGGTCTTTGTCAATCTTCCGGTGTTAAAGAAGCTCTTTATAAACCGTAACAATATTACATCTCTTCATGATCGGGCATTCAAGCATTTAACATCACTTCTAGAACTCGAACTGAGTAACAATAACATAGAAGTGATAACAACTGAACATTTTATTGGATTAAAGTCACTCGTGAGCCTGAGTTTGCGTTCGAATAAAATAGCTATGCTTGGAGAACATACATTTATTGAAATGCAAGAATTACAAAAACTGGAAATAGATAATAATCTTATCGAGTACATTCATCCTAAAGCATTCGAAAACATGCGTAATTTGCGTACATTAAATTTGAGTTCTAATAAACTTAAATATTTGGCAGCAGATATTTTTACCGGTGCACTATCGATTAATAATCTTGATTTACAGAACAATACACTCGTAAGAGTTACATTTGACAATATAAAACCGATTATAACAAACTTTTATGGAGTTTCCAGTTACTTGTCCCTCGATGGTAAGTTTTTCTGTTTAACTACATATATTATGtactattattactattgatATCAATCTATCTTTGTCCATCTATGTTTATTCTCATTCACATATGTTTTTATTCATAACTAGCATATAGAATTATCATTGGTACACAAACCGGTCTCTAAAGACCAAAGTAGAGCCCTGTAAGACCCCATACGATGCATACTGTATGAAAGAACAATAACCCGTTGATTTTGCATTCGCCAAGGGGGATCGAATTCACTA
The sequence above is drawn from the Cotesia glomerata isolate CgM1 linkage group LG4, MPM_Cglom_v2.3, whole genome shotgun sequence genome and encodes:
- the LOC123263188 gene encoding connectin-like isoform X2, whose amino-acid sequence is MILDVGLGQKTGLYPTPLSLLQLQRPLLHYLKRLHPTTRTNTIKKIKMKQLTKLIFMILVCGGYSMPSSHSSVQTISTSDSETIKNLNNINKGEKAAQINICNLEQRQVPIFCTCDADKIGNATEANCVILDVLKPDDIIWNYFMSQPLLEKLSFKVRIGGIMSHVPTKAIRSLTQLKQINFRHANFEEITEGAFANEPSVIVVDIAECGIKQLKSHAFVNMTNIDFINLDDNQIVEINREVFVNLPVLKKLFINRNNITSLHDRAFKHLTSLLELELSNNNIEVITTEHFIGLKSLVSLSLRSNKIAMLGEHTFIEMQELQKLEIDNNLIEYIHPKAFENMRNLRTLNLSSNKLKYLAADIFTGALSINNLDLQNNTLVRVTFDNIKPIITNFYGVSSYLSLDDNQLTCDCNLAWIKGLRNETTNQKLKDSLDLLTCFEEQNGTLQASQTMENDNAHVTSGKSKTGEISDINKSKGKHRIHDANNYMKDNANNDNEHSSYLDSTSKFNREKLVNGKVGYMKNLFDVKVEEPCPEQSRDDPMASEQPSNHRENAAVASSASTTYVPNIATIGQYLYFLSLLIIVVV
- the LOC123263188 gene encoding connectin-like isoform X1, with product MILDVGLGQKTGLYPTPLSLLQLQRPLLHYLKRLHPTTRTNTIKKIKMKQLTKLIFMILVCGGYSMPSSHSSVQTISTSDSETIKNLNNINKGEKAAQINICNLEQRQVPIFCTCDADKIGNATEANCVILDVLKPDDIIWNYFMSQPLLEKLSFKVRIGGIMSHVPTKAIRSLTQLKQINFRHANFEEITEGAFANEPSVIVVDIAECGIKQLKSHAFVNMTNIDFINLDDNQIVEINREVFVNLPVLKKLFINRNNITSLHDRAFKHLTSLLELELSNNNIEVITTEHFIGLKSLVSLSLRSNKIAMLGEHTFIEMQELQKLEIDNNLIEYIHPKAFENMRNLRTLNLSSNKLKYLAADIFTGALSINNLDLQNNTLVRVTFDNIKPIITNFYGVSSYLSLDDNQLTCDCNLAWIKGLRNETTNQKLKDSLDLLTCFEEQNGTLQASQTMENDNAHVTSGKSKTGEISDINKSKGKHRIHDANNYMKDNANNDNEHSSYLDSTSKFNREKLQLVNGKVGYMKNLFDVKVEEPCPEQSRDDPMASEQPSNHRENAAVASSASTTYVPNIATIGQYLYFLSLLIIVVV
- the LOC123263188 gene encoding connectin-like isoform X3 — translated: MSQSVTLKTIKKIKMKQLTKLIFMILVCGGYSMPSSHSSVQTISTSDSETIKNLNNINKGEKAAQINICNLEQRQVPIFCTCDADKIGNATEANCVILDVLKPDDIIWNYFMSQPLLEKLSFKVRIGGIMSHVPTKAIRSLTQLKQINFRHANFEEITEGAFANEPSVIVVDIAECGIKQLKSHAFVNMTNIDFINLDDNQIVEINREVFVNLPVLKKLFINRNNITSLHDRAFKHLTSLLELELSNNNIEVITTEHFIGLKSLVSLSLRSNKIAMLGEHTFIEMQELQKLEIDNNLIEYIHPKAFENMRNLRTLNLSSNKLKYLAADIFTGALSINNLDLQNNTLVRVTFDNIKPIITNFYGVSSYLSLDDNQLTCDCNLAWIKGLRNETTNQKLKDSLDLLTCFEEQNGTLQASQTMENDNAHVTSGKSKTGEISDINKSKGKHRIHDANNYMKDNANNDNEHSSYLDSTSKFNREKLQLVNGKVGYMKNLFDVKVEEPCPEQSRDDPMASEQPSNHRENAAVASSASTTYVPNIATIGQYLYFLSLLIIVVV
- the LOC123263188 gene encoding connectin-like isoform X4 yields the protein MKQLTKLIFMILVCGGYSMPSSHSSVQTISTSDSETIKNLNNINKGEKAAQINICNLEQRQVPIFCTCDADKIGNATEANCVILDVLKPDDIIWNYFMSQPLLEKLSFKVRIGGIMSHVPTKAIRSLTQLKQINFRHANFEEITEGAFANEPSVIVVDIAECGIKQLKSHAFVNMTNIDFINLDDNQIVEINREVFVNLPVLKKLFINRNNITSLHDRAFKHLTSLLELELSNNNIEVITTEHFIGLKSLVSLSLRSNKIAMLGEHTFIEMQELQKLEIDNNLIEYIHPKAFENMRNLRTLNLSSNKLKYLAADIFTGALSINNLDLQNNTLVRVTFDNIKPIITNFYGVSSYLSLDDNQLTCDCNLAWIKGLRNETTNQKLKDSLDLLTCFEEQNGTLQASQTMENDNAHVTSGKSKTGEISDINKSKGKHRIHDANNYMKDNANNDNEHSSYLDSTSKFNREKLQLVNGKVGYMKNLFDVKVEEPCPEQSRDDPMASEQPSNHRENAAVASSASTTYVPNIATIGQYLYFLSLLIIVVV